In one Alosa alosa isolate M-15738 ecotype Scorff River chromosome 14, AALO_Geno_1.1, whole genome shotgun sequence genomic region, the following are encoded:
- the f2 gene encoding prothrombin, producing MGGIPATLLLSLFFSSVLQGMCKDVFIDTKRASEVFIRARRANTFLEEVKPGNLERECLEEICDHEEAREVFEKPQPTKQFWWKYQGCNGLTLPRDPKSIKTLRSCLDASGDCSYEKGETYSAAVSTTSSGKACQYWSSNFPHRITEFNTSLDDSLKENYCRNPDQSPDGPWCFTRDPTVRRESCAIPNCDGPFVAVPPPTKVTVTIDYSSSTNCLTDNGKDYKGTLSVTMKGFTCLPWNSPKAKKKASGVEFLPNVVLDANYCRNPDNDTEGPWCFVDYPNVTMDYCDLDLCEDPLDSEVSVEQVRQRTVRPGPKKDFFSPRSFGNGEQVCGERPMFEKAGQTDSKEKELFDSYRKQRIVKGEDAELGSAPWQVMLYKRSPQELLCGASLISDEWVLTAAHCILYPPWNKNFTINDILVRLGKYSRSKFERGIEKIVALDKIIVHPKYNWKENLNRDIALLHMRRPIEFSAHIHPICLPTRQVAKDLMMVGFLGRVTGWGNLFETWSSSPKAIPSVLQQVQLPIVEQETCRKSTSIRITDNMFCAGFQPEENKSGDACEGDSGGPFVMKSPTDNRWYQIGIVSWGEGCDRDGKYGFYTHLFRMRRWMRKVIEDTDDDDE from the exons ATGGGTGGAATTCCAGCAACTTTACTCCTCAGCCTCTTCTTCAGCTCGGTTCTTCAGGGCATGTGTAAAGATG TATTTATTGACACCAAAAGAGCCTCTGAGGTTTTCATCAGAGCAAGGCGAGCAAATACCTTTCTTGAGGAGGTGAAGCCTGGTAACCTGGAGCGTGAGTGTCTGGAAGAGATATGTGATCATGAGGAAGCCCGTGAAGTGTTTGAAAAACCTCAGCCAACG AAACAATTTTGGTGGAAATACCAGG GCTGCAATGGCCTGACATTGCCCAGAGATCCAAAATCTATAAAGACTCTCAGATCATGCTTGGATG CATCCGGCGACTGTTCGTATGAAAAAGGAGAAACGTATAGTGCAGCGGTGTCCACCACCTCCAGTGGAAAGGCATGCCAGTACTGGAGCAGCAACTTTCCACACAGAATCAC AGAATTCAACACATCCCTGGATGATTCATTGAAAGAGAACTACTGCCGAAATCCAGATCAAAGTCCTGATGGACCTTGGTGCTTCACTCGTGATCCCACAGTCAGAAGAGAGAGCTGTGCTATTCCAAACTGTG ACGGACCATTTGTTGCTGTACCTCCCCCTACAAAAGTCACTGTGACTATCGATTACTCCAGTTCAACAAACTGTCTAACTGACAATGGCAAAGACTATAAAGGAACCCTGTCTGTCACTATGAAGGGTTTCACATGTTTGCCCTGGAATTCCCCTAAAGCTAAAAAGAAGGCTTCAGGAGTGGAGTTTCTCCCCAATGTTGTACTGGACGCCAACTACTGCAGAAATCCAGATAATGACACAGAAGGGCCATGGTGCTTTGTAGATTACCCCAATGTCACCATGGACTATTGTGACCTGGACTTGTGTG AGGATCCACTAGATAGTGAAGTAAGTGTTGAGCAAGTTCGCCAGCGAACTGTGAGACCTGGTCCTAAAAAGGATTTCTTCAGTCCCCGGAGTTTTGGCAATGGGGAGCAGG TGTGTGGAGAGCGCCCAATGTTTGAGAAAGCAGGTCAAACAGATTCAAAAGAAAAGGAATTATTTGACTCTTATCGTAAACAGAGAATTGTGAAAGGGGAAGATGCAGAGCTTGGAAGCGCCCCATG GCAGGTGATGCTGTACAAGCGTAGTCCCCAGGAGCTGCTGTGTGGGGCTAGTTTGATCAGCGATGAGTGGGTCCTCACTGCTGCCCACTGTATCCTCTACCCTCCATGGAACAAGAACTTCACCATTAATGACATACTTGTTCGGCTTGGCAAATACTCTCGCTCAAA GTTTGAGAGAGGGATTGAGAAGATTGTGGCCCTAGATAAAATTATTGTCCATCCTAAATACAACTGGAAGGAGAACCTTAATCGTGACATTGCTCTCCTGCATATGAGGAGGCCCATAGAATTTTCAGCTCATATCCATCCAATTTGCCTACCCACCAGGCAGGTGGCTAAAGA TTTGATGATGGTTGGATTTCTGGGTCGTGTAACAGGTTGGGGGAACCTCTTTGAGACATGGTCTTCTTCTCCAAAAGCAATCCCTTCAGTCCTTCAGCAAGTCCAGCTGCCCATTGTCGAGCAAGAAACCTGTCGGAAATCTACCTCAATTCGTATTACAGACAACATGTTTTGTGCTG GATTCCAACCAGAGGAAAACAAAAGTGGTGATGCTTGTGAAGGGGACAGTGGCGGTCCCTTTGTCATGAAG AGTCCTACAGATAATCGCTGGTATCAGATTGGTATTGTGTCTTGGGGTGAAGGCTGTGACCGAGATGGAAAATATGGATTCTACACTCATCTTTTCCGCATGAGAAGGTGGATGAGGAAGGTCATTGAGGATACAGATGACGATGATGAATAA
- the znf408 gene encoding zinc finger protein 408 has protein sequence MKLESLHSVLSAVPRGLTLGPSLAKDGEFGLWCVGQPLQKGTILCLEEQAEVEEITEKLGENTCLTISKEQLSDRLYWLRFACNAKHKEEQNVKVYEVDGKLCLQACENINPGTELLFWLKDNDISLDKERSAAMPGKPCQEGIYPKSGDDKPLENIIGEQEVLSPDHEVLTEHLANIGVKPILEHSEVPPSPKNEEKDSVELGIQKSKPFSRMKKTPKLANQTCQSKKDIEDGCENDNTDRINMQTVKIPSLNLAQLSDITMVEKNQTTVVENCDRKDIEAVSGPIRASCRLAAKPRKVHTLVSRIHKRLQERKVRTLQQQAKEKQPSRNSADDGHAVQEQGLEDKDASHAIKTDDGMDKATLKLAMDSLALKPNLLQLNMRERRYKCDQCDKSFFQLCHLKKHKFTHSDLKPYLCTECGKNYSSQESFRAHVLMHRGERPYKCQQCDKRYGLKRDLKEHEVLHTGEKPFVCDVCGKAFARRPSLRIHREAHRAKEANYHPPKIKCPECGKELANSGSLRNHMRLHTGERPYPCPHCGKTFRQRGNLLGHLRIHTGEKPYKCDYCDQHFSQVPELRRHLISHTGEVYLCTVCGKALRDPHTLRAHERLHTGERPHKCNVCGKAYTMATKLRRHMKSHLEDKPYKCQKCGAGYTLMQSLIRHQLSHKKKLDEVLETQETDHPAPVRGRPRKTVQRCLTNTWSNDPEKNTENQTMMYVQTVEELVVVPHTDEVIVSSGPFHEGMVLMENGAEQGVSRIQLNEDIIEIIVSDSASKCIMLQEQEVQSNMVILQGEDGLNSVAETIEIESGI, from the exons ATGAAGCTGGAATCCCTCCACAGTGTTCTGAGTGCTGTGCCTCGTGGGCTGACATTGGGTCCGTCTTTGGCAAAAGATGGCGAGTTTGGTCTGTGGTGTGTTGGTCAGCCACTGCAGAAAGGCACAATCCTATGCCTTGAGGAACAAGCTGAAGTGGAGGAAATCACTGAG AAACTTGGAGAAAATACTTGTTTAACTATTTCTAAGGAGCAGCTGTCAGACCGCCTGTATTGGTTGAG GTTTGCTTGCAATGCAAAACACAAGGAGGAGCAGAATGTGAAGGTTTATGAAGTCGATGGAAAGTTGTGCCTACAGGCCTGTGAGAATATAAATCCAGGGACAGAGCTGCTGTTTTGGTTGAAGGACAATGACATTTCATTAGATAAGGAAAGGTCTGCTGCTATGCCAGGCAAACCCTGCCAGGAAGGAATCTATCCCAAATCAGGAGATGACAAGCCCTTGGAGAATATTATTGGAGAGCAGGAAGTGTTATCTCCAG ACCATGAAGTTCTCACAGAGCACCTTGCAAACATCGGGGTCAAGCCAATCTTGGAGCATTCCGAAGTCCCACCATCACCAAAGAATGAAGAAAAAGATTCTGTAGAGCTTGGGATCCAGAAGAGTAAACCTTTCTCCAGAATGAAAAAGACACCAAAGCTAGCCAATCAGACCTGTCAATCAAAAAAAGATATAGAAGATGGTTGTGAAAATGACAATACAGATAGAATCAATATGCAAACTGTCAAAATACCCTCCTTGAACTTGGCTCAATTATCTGATATTACTATGGTTGAAAAGAATCAAACTACAGTGGTTGAAAATTGTGATAGGAAAGATATTGAGGCAGTCTCTGGGCCTATTAGAGCCAGCTGCCGTCTCGCTGCTAAACCCAGAAAGGTCCACACACTTGTTAGTCGCATTCACAAGCGTCTACAGGAGCGTAAAGTCAGGACCCTGCAGCAGCAAGCAAAGGAGAAGCAACCATCTAGAAATTCTGCCGATGATGGACATGCTGTCCAAGAGCAAGGTTTGGAAGACAAAGATGCCAGCCATGCAATCAAAACTGATGATGGGATGGATAAAGCTACATTGAAACTGGCTATGGATTCTTTGGCGTTGAAACCCAATCTCTTGCAACTTAACATGCGAGAAAGAAGGTACAAATGTGATCAGTGTGACAAGAGTTTCTTTCAGTTGTGTCACCTGAAAAAGCACAAGTTCACTCATTCTGACTTAAAACCCTACCtttgcacagaatgcggaaagAACTATAGTTCCCAAGAGAGTTTCCGTGCTCACGTTTTGATGCACCGGGGAGAGAGGCCATATAAATGCCAACAGTGTGACAAGAGGTACGGCTTAAAGCGAGACCTGAAGGAACACGAGGTGCTGCATACAGGAGAGAAGCCCTtcgtctgtgatgtgtgtggcaaggccTTTGCCCGGCGGCCCTCCCTCCGCATCCACAGAGAGGCACATAGGGCAAAGGAGGCGAATTACCACCCTCCCAAGATCAAGTGTCCTGAATGTGGCAAAGAGCTGGCCAACTCCGGCTCCCTGAGGAACCACATGCGACTGCACACAGGGGAGCGTCCGTACCCCTGCCCTCACTGTGGCAAGACGTTCCGCCAACGAGGCAACCTGCTCGGGCATCTGCGCATCCACACGGGAGAAAAACCCTACAAGTGTGACTATTGTGACCAGCACTTCTCCCAAGTGCCTGAACTTCGACGGCACCTCATCTCTCACACCGGTGAGGTGTACCTCTGCACTGTTTGTGGGAAGGCTCTGCGCGACCCTCATACACTGCGGGCCCATGAACGCCTGCACACAGGTGAAAGGCCTCACAAGTGCAATGTCTGTGGAAAGGCCTACACCATGGCCACAAAACTGAGGCGGCACATGAAGTCTCATTTGGAGGATAAGCCATATAAATGTCAGAAATGCGGTGCGGGCTACACTCTTATGCAGAGCCTCATTCGTCATCAGCTTTCTCACAAGAAGAAACTGGACGAAGTCCTGGAAACTCAGGAGACAGATCATCCAGCCCCAGTAAGAGGGCGACCCCGAAAGACAGTACAGAGGTGTCTAACAAACACGTGGTCAAATGACCCCGAGAAGAATACAGAAAACCAAACAATGATGTATGTTCAAACTGTCGAGGAGCTGGTAGTCGTTCCCCACACAGATGAAGTGATTGTTAGCTCTGGACCATTCCATGAGGGTATGGTTCTAATGGAAAATGGAGCAGAGCAAGGGGTCAGCAGAATCCAGTTAAATGAGGACATTATTGAGATTATTGTCTCAGATTCGGCATCTAAATGTATAATGTTACAAGAACAGGAGGTACAAAGTAACATGGTTATTCTGCAAGGCGAGGATGGACTTAATTCTGTGGCTGAAACCATTGAGATTGAATCAGGGATATAA